The genomic DNA AACTTCAGTAGACTGTCTGCCTTTGACCTTCATCTTGTCCTAGAAATCTTTTCGTATTCAGCTGTATGGCCTTTTGCGGGACAAGGGTGTTgtctcagagacacacagagagagaaaggtcggGTAAGCAATAGACAGAATGTATTTGGGCAGACTATCAACTGAAACAGCACtggaagaacaacaaaaaaaagccacactgagccaaaacaaaggaaactgAACCAAACTGATTGTATTCAGAGTTCATTCTCTGTATGAGGCCAGAAAGctctttgttttatgaaacCTAAATGCAAAACTGCTGtataaatgaacacacaagcaTTATTATTTGAGCTCTCACCAAAGCACTGCAGCACAGTGGTGATGCAAAAACGTTTCCCTCTGAGGCTGAGCTTAGCACATTTTCACTCGGAATCCTATTGTTTAAACTGGGCAAGCTGGTTTCCGGGCCAGCGCTCGGAGCTCCCTGCTGGAAGTTCTTACTGAACTCTTGAAACTGTTCCCCGCAGATGCGAAAGACCAAACGACTGCTTTCTGTCCACCCACTGGAACTGGATATGGACGAGTATTCCACCCACTCAAGGCGACAGTCTATCCAGGTGAGGGCTTTGACACCGGAAATCTGTGCATAAAACACGCCATAAAGTTGTTATAAGGCACCATAACATGTGTTATAAGCAGTCTTAACCACTCGAAAACTTCATTATCAGTTTATAAAGAAGTCTGTTTATGCTTAGATATTTGGAGTCCAGTAGGAAATAGGAAATAGCATTTTTACGTCCTGATGACGATGCAGGCTTCTGTCACTACTGCTCATTCTACATCATTGTTGAATTCTTAATTCTGATTGGTCGGTGAGGGAACATCATCTCTCTGCAATGACTGGTGAAAGAAACTTGGTGTGAGACCTAATGATATCACTGTGCACAAAATCCAGCCAAGTATTTTAAACCAAACCATCTCAACTCAGAATGCTTGATTGTTGATGATATCAATGGTCGATCAGAATGGTGCCAATTACCAGTGGTTTCAAGCGGAGCAATATTTTGCAGCTGTAGCTATGAACAtgcaaaataatttaaaataataatacaatttaaaatattgaCTCTGACAGATTTTTAGGTTGCCATGGGATAATTGGACAGCAAAGAGTCAGTTGTTAAAGAAAAGCTGTAGACTTATCCTTTCCCTGTAAAAAAGTGTGTAAAAGCTAACGCGTGACCGTAGGCTCCTGTGAGCTACTcatctgttttgtctctctcagtaTATTCAGGAGGAGCGTGGAATCCCAAGGAATGATCTGGATTACAGTGACGCGCACTACTCCTATCACCACCGCATGAACCGCAGGAAAAGCTTAGACAGATTCTCACGTCCAGGTCGAGCATGTTCTccgcctcacacacacacacacacacacacacacacacacacacacacacacacacacatcagaatgGTGCCAATATCCAATGGTTTCAAGCGGAACGATATTTTGCGGCTCTAGCTATGAAcatacaaaataatttaaaataataatacaatttaaaacattaaaacacacacacacacacacacacagctgaactcATCTGTCTTTGGGTGTTTTAAGTGAAGGTGTTTATATCCCTTACTTTTCCTGGCCTTCAGATGACGGGCTCTATTCAGAGCACAGGATGGTGCGGGCCCGCTCTTTGTCCAAAATCAACTCCTTCCCGCAGCGTACGCATTACCTCGACAcctcagaggaggaggacgCCTACCGCCTCCCCGTGTACCAGCTGCCTCCTCGCCGACGCAGCCGAGCCTCCTCGCAGGAGAACATCAACATGGGGGCACCACCGGTGAGCACGAAGATTTGGTTCTTACTGGCTGTACCCATGCTGAGGATGTAGTTTGCTTGTTTGAGCTTTGTACcccagggcaaaaaaaaaaaaatctgtataagTCCTGCTATGTCTtgggaaagaggagaaacacagggagaaccaGGGGTGAAATGTCTACTCAATTTGCCGCTAACGTTGTTAGATATGTGAACTGACACTACTCTCTGGATGCTGTacaatgctctctctgtccctctcagaTTAATGAACTTAGCAAACGGATGTCTGCCATAGAGAGCGTCCTGAATCGTCTTGAGGAGAAGATAACTGTGCCTCCTGAACAGGTGAAAATGATTTAACAGTTTGAGAATCAGTAGTTTCCAAAAATAGTACTGAAACACTAGTAGATATTACAATGGATGTAAATACATCATGTTTATCAATGAAGAGAGGTGCCCCTCCATCCCAGTGATTCTTAGCCTCAGTCCCTGTGACCACAAACAGCATACAATATCAACACAACTGAACTGAAGGCTTGCCTATGAGATATCAAAAAGACAGTTGTGTGAATTCTTTGAGGTACAGTGAAACCTTTCGACTGTGTGAATTTCTGGGGATTGTAGCGTTCTAATGTTCCAATGACTACTTTGGCGACTGCCAAACATGGTCAAGGATTTTGCAGATGCCTCTGGTTTACAGCTGTCTGATTTGAAGGTGTAGTTGACAGCGATCCTGTCGTCCCTAGCAACCGGCCCAGCCCACGGCGGctcagctggaggaggagaagctcCGTAGGAAACTGGACGAGTTGATGAGCGACAAAGCGCTTTCCTCGGACGAGGACGAGCCTAAGAAGAGCGCTCTACCCAAGGCGGCAGGCGTTAGGAGGGGTTCCCGCTCAGACTCTGCTCCCGTGGCTCCGGTGCCACGAGAGGCTGATCTTAGTTCTTCCAGCGATGAAATGCCGACTGACGCTCAGAAGGTGTGGGGTGGTATAATACTTTagtagacaaacacacacacacacacatgcacacacacacacacatgcacacgcacacaaacacgaacacaaaCGGAAAGTAAGCCAACACTTGGTGTCTAAACAGTTTGCTTTATCCTTAACATTCCTTTTGCATGGCATCTTAAAACTGAAACCATTGAAGCCAGTTGCTTATGCTGTAAGCATTCACGTATTCTGAAATACTCCATATTATATAGTTTATAACTATATAATGCTGATTGCTGGGAGGCCTAGCAAACCTAACTATAGCATTATCAAAGTACCTCAGAGACGCTGCTATTTTGACGAAAAATTTCAACATTCAACATCCCAAGCCAATTTGCTTCTGGCTGTTAGCAttcctgtgtttctgcagtATTACTAACAGCCTCTGAAGTAGACTTACAGTAATGCTAAAGCCATAGAATGAGACCAAGTGTCGACACTACAAAATGTCGGCACTATAATGCACCAATGCACACTAGTCGCTTTGAGAACAAACAGctgtaacaggaaaaaaaaaaaaaaaaaaagccacccTTTACATAGCTAATTCCTGTTCCCTTTACATGGCTTTCAGAGATCCACCGCGGCTGCCCTATGTGACCTCACCACAGAAGTTTTAAGAACCATTAATGCTACAGAAAAAGCAATGACCGAGTTGGCCCCCTCGGAGCCAAATGACAGACCTCAGTTAGCGGGCACAGATGTAAAGCAGGCCGATGAAGCGTTCAGGGAGCTTGAGGAAAATGTAAGCTTACAGTGACTGCACACTTTAATCAGCCTTTGACTACCTCACACTAAGTCCTTGCTATTAAAACCCAGGCACTGGACATGTTAGATGCTGTGAGTTCTAATGGAATGCTAGTGAAATTCGGAGGCTTGGTGCCTGTTGTTTTTTCAGTAACACTGCTGTGTCTGCTGAGTTTCTGACTGAAGATGAGACTGTACACtgttaaaagaaagtgtttggAGAACACCCGAAAGTGGTATCTGAGTTACGGGTTGATcttttgttaaaacaaaactcTAAATTGAGACCACATGAAAAGATTACGTATTCTAATGTCAATGCGTCCGAGAATTTCTAATGGCTTAACTCAGGAAGCAGTATCCAACATCCTTAAAACTACCAATAAGCCAAGTATGGCTTCAAAACACCAAGGAATTCCTCTCTGCATCCCAATTCTTTTGACAGTGTTAGGACTCCGAGGGGATCGGGGCCTCGTAAAGCTTGTTTGGTGATTTGGtgtttcatttcctgtgtgttctGCTCTCACTCAGGTGTACCTGACAGCAGGCAAGTCCTTCGACATGGAGCGAAAGTTGAGGGTCCTGGAGCAGAACACCAAAAACCGCTACACCGGCGCCTTCTCCGACTCCGAGCTGTCCGAGCTGGAGGAtcaggttgccatggcagcagcCAAGGTTCAGAGCACAGAGAGTGAGGTGAGGAATCATTCCGACAGAAATATTGAGGTCACGACCACAAGACATTCTTATTCACGGCGTCCGTGATCTCTTTCGCTTTTATGTCACCCTCAAGGGCCGGATTCATAATTGCCTTTAGAACCCGAAGACGGATCTTGGTTATTTGATACGATAGTTTAAGATGTGGCTTGAATGGGTGTCGTATTTACTTGATGCCAAGTTCTTCTCAAATTTCCTCGAAGCCATGTGAAGAGCCTGCTAATGAGGCTGTTGGATTTTATCCATTGCTATCAACGCAAtccctccatttctttctctacTGATCTCTTTCTTCAGGTGTCAGACATAGAGAATAAGATAGCTGCTCTCAGTGCGACAGGCGTGTCCCTGGATAAAGTCAAGAAAAAGGTGAATGGATGGTGAAAACCACCTCAATAGACAACTGTAGTATTGTATCATTGCCATCAAGTTTCTGGATTCGCTTTTGTAATTTTTGCTGTCACAGTACTGTCTTCTTCAGCTTTAAATTTGCTATGACACGCACTATGAAGTCATTCTTATCGAACCTTGTGTTGGGACTTGCAGGTGTCAAGCATGCAGCAAAGAAGAAAGTTTTCCCAAGACTTTCCTGGCAATAGAGGACATTACTGACTGCCTGCAAGACACCACTTGACATGAACACGACACGAATGTTACACCCTTAAATTACACAAGACCATGAGTTCTTTCTATCTGTGTTCGGTCAGAGACTAACAAAGGTGCAGGATTTCTCATGAGGTCTTGCAAAGGCACAGGATTTGTTAAGACGCCTTGTGAAGGCACAGGGTTTCTTAGGGAGTCTTACAAGGCCAAGGGTTTCTTTGGAAGTCTTGCCACCTTTCAGGAGCAGGGACCAGCATATATAACCCCAGTCCCATGATCCATGTAAATCCTACTAGAGTTCTATACTTTGACCTGTAACAAATATTCTGTGTCATGTTATGTTCCTTGAGTTACATGCAATTTCTTTGCGAATGTTGAGAAGCGAATGTGTTATGTAAAGAGTGCCTTCAAAACCTTTTCTGCTCGAAAACTAATTTATTGTTAGGTTATCGAATTGTTCCTCTGTGGGGATGGTTTTGGAGCACATCCCCTTCAACAACTTTTTAGAGACCTTACTTGGCAAATATGCATTTATCGAACTGTGGAACTGTGGTAGCTATTGAAGCTTTCAGTCGTAACTGTTGAATGATTCcaacattccattccattccgtTCCATTGTTTATAACTGTTGGGGGAGTGGCTTGGCAGCCTAGCAACAGTAAGGAAGCTGTATAGCAGCAGCTCCCTTCACCTAGTTCATCCTTATCGTATAAGCTATCCACacaccatcttttttttttactcttagcAAACAATAAACACCACAAAAATGTATCAAGTAACATCAGGTAACAGGAACTGTTAGTGATATAAAGCCGAAATTAACATGTTGTTTGCTCTGTTGGTGGTGTTGAGAGCTATTGATTCATGCAAAACTGTTGacttttttgagttttgttaaaAGGCCCACACACTCGATTAGCTCAACTGCTTATTACTTCTTTCAGGCTCAAACCATCAGTTTGCTAccagctgtgtttgattttgattttagaCCACCCGCCACCTCTACATTGGCCGTGCTTCTATTCAaaatcacgtttttttttttttgttttgttttttttgaaaactcagCGCAACTAATTTCATGATAAAGAGATTGGTCAGCAATTGCTTAAACGCTTCTTTCCTCTCGTATaccaaataaaaaacaaaaaaaaaaaagaagaaaagcgcTTGTAAATACATAGAAATGACATGCAGATTTTAATGTTCTTCTTTCCACCGGTCCagtcctgtgtgtatgtctgcctCTTGTGTAAAGCCGTCTCTCGGCATTTGCTGGACTGTGCAATCGACACCGGCTGACTTTGCCGtgacccccctccctccccttccccaGTCACAGACTCTTCAGTATGAACTTTGctgatttaatgaaataaaaatagctAGATGGAATAAAGTCAAAGGGCAGATTAAGACACAATTTCCATTACACGCAATAGACCAAACTGTTAGCTTATCAGCATTTTCTTCTCGCCCTAACGCTAAAGGATTTTGTGTCAGTTTCCCTCACATAAAAGTTGTTGTGCTGCTATTGCCGATCGAGAGGACTGACTTATtgacatgtttatatttacagtgaCATTGGCAGTGCTGTTGCCAAATGTTGTCAGGAGCACAAGTTTATGGAAatttgtttcagtcattttggGATTGTTGACTTTGTGGTATATTGTTTTACGTGTGTACCCTGTATACTTCGCCGCACCAAAATTCACCAAGACGGACTCGTCTTGAAGCTTTAAATGTAACATTCTTGTTGACAGGAGATGGGGGCTAGTGTTTCAACGGATCAGATGTCACCATTTTTGAAGTGTCCAAATGCCTCTACCTGGTTGGGTTCTTGGGCTGTGACTCTTCCCaggtataaatatataaataccaCCCTCATCTGGTtgaagaatatatatatatatatatatgtgtcaaGGAAATATTGATGGCGTCATTCCAAATGTTATGCTGCTCCATTCCAAATTGTCAAGTGCTTTAAACCAAAACTATTGCTTCCAGCCATGCTtatgaaatgttaaataaattttATCAAGTTTATTCATCATCGTGTGGCCTTTTGTctgaacaaaccaaaaaaccaataaTGGCTGATTAAAACAACGGTCTCTTTCTGAGTCATGTTGACAAACTGACATTATCCAGACTCAACCATTTCACACTGAGGTGTATGCTGCCCCCTACAGGATTCAATGAACTTGCTCGCTCAGCAGTTGCGTGACCTCCAAAGGCCATCACTGTAGGCTGATGTAATTCCAAATCTGTGTGACGTATTCTTATGGGCGGAGAGTTCGGATCACATTTTACCATGCTGCTTGTCTAACGTTAGAGTTTGTTagtagagggtttttttttaagtgcttaaGCACCCCTGCAAGTTCCCTTGCAATTACAATAATTCTGAAGTGaaaaggcgctttcgcaccgaacagttctagggtctaattcgataggaactaccccctgtggagcttcccctagaactacattcgttctagggccttttttctgtttgctttcgcaccgccagtaggaacgctgaattgacgtaagccggccgacggtatagcagctaagagctgttgtttacgactaaccaggatagctgcacattttgaagtacaaatttaatgacttttaagaccttttaaatacctccaaaaggaaaaaaagaaccattactgcggcaaaagaaatcgacaaactagactacagtatacacaatgagttttattgaatttgaatgacagaatgggcatagtacttttcgggtgctagcatagcgcttgtgcctgacccttactcgcggcatcgtgttttttttccccctttttccctgccgcagccctaaaatcgtaagctggataaacacattcttattttaggttaaaatgcggatcacagccacacaagcagacacacaagcacctaccgaagcggagtgtacgctacctcttcaatgttcaaatatacattggacgttgcaaaatgttcatttttgggggatataaaataccggtaaaataaaacataaaaacgatgtgccccctcctacaattccagacattttgagacatgaatatcaaaagctaaatgaaatacgttctaagactttatattttgcacggatctttaaaaatggcggttgcaatcatcgtatacctgcgtctgggccaatggctgtacacctacgtcacaaggttcctattgtgctgcaaaagtacctaccctggagtaggggctaaaaaagcccctcaaaacggcgttcttagaactaaaatcattctaagttcctgcggtgcgaacacgccaaaaagggggtactttctccaacagttctaagaactatgaaaagttcctccggtgcgaaagcgcctaaagTTCACAGATGATCATAGCTGTACCATTCTGTCCTGGTGCATGGCATTCACTGGCTTCTTTTTGCCGCCCTCAAAACATGCCTCTGAACAGGAACATCAGTTCCATAAACAGGGCCTTTGGCAGGGTGTGGGTCCTACTATAGCCCTTGCCCACATTATCTATGCAGTGCTAGGACAGTGACTGGGAGTTAAGGGCATAGCTGTATTGGGAATAGACCTTGCCCAGACATTAGGCGCACTTCTGATTATGCACTGGTTGGTCTGATTCAGCCCGTGAGAGAGTGAACTGTGCCATGTGGTGACAGCACTGGCCACAGTGGAGCAAATGCACGCAAACACAATGCAGACACTGTATGTAAATGGAAACACGACAGGACCGACAAGGTCTTTAAGCATctgaaggaattttttttttttttttttttttgcagccattgcagagaaaatcattttctgCTCTGCCTGTTTAACTCTCTGCTGACCTGCCATTCACATGGGGCTTTGTCACAGACTGGCAGATGTGGAGATCCTAGTCCTGtatctgggggagggggggtgtatttCTTATGACAGGACCAGGCATTGACTAACATTCAGCAACATTAAACTGGGCTGAATCTGCTCGCTGGAGCCATTTAGCAGCCTGACTGAGTTTGTTATTGTAATTCACGCGTGATCCACTGCCCTGGGCTGTATTCTCACTGACTGGAAGAAAGTATGAAGAGAACCAAACAGATTTTTCCTGCGCCGGTTCTCCGACCAGCTCGTACCAATAAGAGACAGTGTTTTGGTATTGagctggtttcttttttctccagccattaaaacacagcaacatGTTACGTGTGACAGACGCCTCACTCAGTGGGATCTGCCTGCAGCCACAGTATGGCCATTTTCATCAGGGACCTCTGAGAAATCTGCTCTTATGGGAGCAGTTACTGTAAATGGGATATCGGGCTATATGTGCACATGGTCCAGAGGGTATACTAAAGCCTGAACTGAGTATGTGTCCGGTGTGCTTCCAaaagtggggggtggggcaagtgggtgagggtggggggggggttaaatcAGGCAACTTGTCTTTCCTGTCCCAGACACCCCCACGGCGCTGAGCAGGCTCTGATAGCTTCCCCGAGACGTTCAGGGATATCAGCTGCAGCTtatccacgtgtgtgtgtgtgtgtgtgtgtgtgtgtgtgtgtactgggaaCAGTTGAGGCCTCCTTCTACTGAAAAAGGAAACGTCTTCCAGGAATGATGGGTCAGAAGGATGTCACAGATTAGCTGTTTCAGCTCTCCTGGCAAACAGTCTCTGATCCCACTGTTTAACTGCACAAGAGCTGGCAGAAAATCCCcctaaaaaaatgtaacaatgcAAAGGCGGGTGCATAAAAATGGATCTTTATAGAATTTGCAACATAAACGCTTCAGagaatttctttaaaaattcaattcagtttaattcaatttGATTCGGCtggattcagttcagttaaattcggttcagttaaatttaattaatttcaattcaattcactATCAATTACAGCTTTCGTCAGACCATTATCGTGGCATCTGGATTTAGTATCAGATGTGTTAAAATCATTGAAACTGCTCAGGTGTGTCACAATCACCACAGAGCTCTTACTTAATCAAAGGATAATCCCTAAAAATGTTCTAATTCCAGAGAGGGGGTGTGGTCGGTTCCACTATATCGTTCCAGTCTCCTTTCCAACTCGTCCAGACTACAGAATGTGAAGAGTAGGCAAGATATGAATTACCATCTTAATTTGAAGAGACACTCACTTGACACCGATGAACTGGTATTTTTGAGTAATGCACATaaccatgaaatgaaatgtaaaccTCGATCGTAAAACCATGCAATATTACAATTCCTTTATTGTAATTCAACTTGCTTGACTGTTCATAAGCAAGTCGACAATCGTTTTGTTGAGTTCAACCAAATAAAAGTAGGATTTTGTGCTGTGTAAAACTTTTGAGCTGTGGAGCTATGCGTGGTAAaatgttctgtgtctctgtttgtaatTTCTGTTAAGTGGCTCTGGATAAGTGGAAAACTTTTAAATTGGAAGAACATCAGTGAATAATTAAAAGCAGTGGTCTTTTGGAATCTCTAGAGGGCGCTAGTACACCAAACATCTGAAATTAATTACGTTAATCTGTTCCCTTAAATCTGTGCCGACAATACAGTAACCtacaaacaaataacagaaaatatatGCCATCTAGAGacgggataaaaaaaaatcgaggTCACGCCTAAATAGACAAAGAggacagatgaacagatgtaGATAGAtgggcagacacagagacaagacaaacagacaatcaAGTAGGTAACGGGAAGATTGGGCAGGAGCAATGTCCATTAAGCgcttttactgaaattaaaaacaacagctgaaTGAAGAGTCAATGCGACAAAGAACACATGGTTTACATAAGTTATTACACAGACATTTGTACACTGTGACATAAAGTATTTGTTGTCGGTTtgttagtgtttcattttttaaacaaatatttgtgGTGGCTCTTTGTCTGGCCTTCACGAATCCTTGAGGCGTTCCACACAGTCTTTTCCATCTCTGGCACATCTGATTCAAATAATCGACTAATTATTAAGATCTTTATTAGTTTAAGATTGGTATGCTGTGGATTAAATCACAGCAAACGTGACCCATTGTGCACAAGGGGCTCCCAAGGACTGAATGGAGAGACTGgttcaaagacatttttcatctgttctccAACCGTCCCCTGAAATCCTCCTCTTCGATGTGTCCCGTAATGATGAACACGGCTCTCATATTTGCCCGGTAGTCAAAGTAGCGCCGGTTGTTCAAATTCATGCTAATTTTAGATAACAGAATGATTCAAGGGACAGTTGAGGAAGAGCGTAGCCTATGGCAGGCGTAGGCACCTGGGTCCATCTCTTACCTAGGCTATATGATTAACTTCTGTGACGGCAGAGTATTAGTCGGTTGGGGATAGGTTATTCCGGTCACGCCCACATTTAGATGCGCGTCCAGTGTTACGGAGTTGAGAGCGGGTTGTACCATTGGGTTGTATCCCGGAACACATTCTCCTCGCCCGAACTGGTCATCATCCGGGATTGCCTAGCCCAAGAGACAAAGCCCAAGTTCCCACAAGCAGCCTGGGGTGGTGTCGTTTAAAGTTCTGCTTGGATGAGAGAATTTTTTGAATCGCATCTAGAGATAACCGAAGCACATAACGATCATTCTGGAGGATGCGCCGTAGCCTGTTTCGGAGTagaaaaatacaattttatAAGTACTGTTATAATGGCGGATTAACAAATGTGACAGATCATATCCTCTCtggttgttttttctgtctgatgTTTTGATACGTGAAAGCGATTTGTGTGTTCAACAGCAACAGGCGAGCGTATTATTTTTGATGTGCTTGAGGCCACAGCGCAAGACCGAGGGGATGTATCAAAATGCCATCGCATTTGTGTCGTGGAAAGCTAATGTAtaatttatactgtatttgaaCAATTATACGTCGTTCCTTTTCATCTTCTGGCATTTTTTCTATGacagtcatgtttgttttgaggaATCCCTACTTGTTCTCCACCGGTGCTATCTGGTACTAGGTCATTCTGATTATTAGGCTAGTCCTTCAAAAAATTATCGATATCCAAAAATGGCAACTCAAGTTACGGGAAGGAAAAGAGTTCCGAACAGAGACAAAATGACAGCAGAGGATGATGCCCTAAGTCAAATTGCACGGGAGGTAAGTTCAtggttttatcattttttatgtggtgtgtgtgtgtgtgtgtgtgtgtgttcatgtgcggCGCTGTCATACTGCGCAAAACGTTTTTAGCAGATATTCGAATAAGATAAGAACCTCAAACAATATCGCTGTCTGTAATAAAACACCACCGAATGTTTACATTGAGTTATTTTGCcgcagaaaaaaataattcaactTGAAAATGACTCAGGACACGAGGACAGCATTTTTTTCCGCTACCCTCACCCATCCTCCCCGTCATGAAAACAGCGTGGAGACTATGACGCTGCTACCGTTTGTGGCATGCGTTGCATTCATAATTTCAATGGAGAACCTTTTTGTCGAAAAATGAGAGGCGGCTTTAGACAGTACGAACAAAGACGCATTATTTGCTAAAGGAAGCGACAAGCATTGTTGGCAGATTGACC from Chanos chanos chromosome 8, fChaCha1.1, whole genome shotgun sequence includes the following:
- the mlpha gene encoding melanophilin a — encoded protein: MDKKLDLSKLTDEEAKHVWEVIQRDFELRKKEEERLGELKNKIEKEDSKRELLSSQATLVDSHCIRCLQPFKFLVNSKRQCLDCRLYTCKSCSRYSKKEHGWVCDPCRMARVLKFGTLGWYHDNVRSRFKRFGSAKVMRSLYKRLNEEGGRDDDTQSMPEVRNVHNGHEDDHLDAAEAQRYKQMRKTKRLLSVHPLELDMDEYSTHSRRQSIQYIQEERGIPRNDLDYSDAHYSYHHRMNRRKSLDRFSRPDDGLYSEHRMVRARSLSKINSFPQRTHYLDTSEEEDAYRLPVYQLPPRRRSRASSQENINMGAPPINELSKRMSAIESVLNRLEEKITVPPEQQPAQPTAAQLEEEKLRRKLDELMSDKALSSDEDEPKKSALPKAAGVRRGSRSDSAPVAPVPREADLSSSSDEMPTDAQKRSTAAALCDLTTEVLRTINATEKAMTELAPSEPNDRPQLAGTDVKQADEAFRELEENVYLTAGKSFDMERKLRVLEQNTKNRYTGAFSDSELSELEDQVAMAAAKVQSTESEVSDIENKIAALSATGVSLDKVKKKVSSMQQRRKFSQDFPGNRGHY